The Henckelia pumila isolate YLH828 chromosome 2, ASM3356847v2, whole genome shotgun sequence genome includes a window with the following:
- the LOC140880621 gene encoding root phototropism protein 2, with product MATTIKSNSRVSLAMERTGQWVLSQEIPTDVIVEVGEANFSLHKFMLVAKSNHIRKLIIESKEADLTRINLSDIPGGPEIFEKTAKFCYGVNFEITVHNVAALRCAAEYLQMTDKYCDGNLAGRTEDFLSQVALTSLSGALVVLKSCQNLLPMAEDLKIVQKCVEIASAKACVEANFPSRSPPNWWTEELTILDINFFQKIIAAMKSRGAKGLTLASAIITYSERKLSDLVRDHSGNGVKSSDPGDSDAKTRQRELLESIVAILPSDKSAFPINFLCCLLRTAIFLKAANSCKNELEKRISIILEHVTVDDLLVVSFTYDGERLFDLESVRKIISGFVEKEKSVAVFNAGDLREVCSTAMQRVAKTVDAYLGEIATYGDLSISKFNGIANLVPKSARKVDDDLYRAVDIYLKAHPQLDEIEREKVCSVMDALKLSYEARVHASQNKRLPVQIVLHALYYDQLKLRSGTDDHKMPDAATTRNQIQADVSLAKENEALRTELLKMKMYIADMQKPAVGTTSSKASAKKPTFFSSMSKTLGKLISFKHGSKDTSNIEDGAADFTKPRRRRFSIS from the exons ATGGCTACTACCATCAAAAGCAATAGTAGAGTTTCGCTTGCAATGGAGAGAACTGGGCAGTG GGTGTTATCTCAAGAAATCCCTACAGATGTCATTGTTGAGGTTGGGGAAGCCAACTTTTCTCTTCACAAG TTCATGCTTGTAGCTAAGAGCAATCACATACGGAAGCTGATAATTGAATCTAAAGAAGCAGATCTAACAAGAATAAACCTCTCGGACATACCGGGAGGACCTGAAATCTTCGAGAAAACGGCCAAATTTTGCTACGGTGTGAACTTTGAGATCACCGTGCACAACGTGGCAGCCCTGCGATGCGCAGCTGAATATCTTCAAATGACGGATAAGTATTGTGACGGTAATCTTGCTGGGAGGACCGAGGATTTCTTGTCCCAAGTGGCTTTAACAAGTTTGTCTGGTGCTTTGGTGGTGCTAAAATCCTGTCAAAATCTTCTACCTATGGCAGAGGACCTCAAGATTGTTCAGAAATGCGTCGAAATCGCCAGTGCCAAG GCTTGCGTTGAGGCGAATTTTCCTAGCCGTTCTCCCCCGAATTGGTGGACGGAGGAGCTAACGATTCTAGACATAAATTTCTTTCAAAAGATAATTGCAGCGATGAAGTCTAGAGGAGCAAAGGGACTTACTTTAGCCAGTGCTATAATTACATATTCCGAGAGAAAACTTAGCGATCTTGTTCGCGACCACTCTGGAAATGGCGTGAAATCATCCGATCCTGGAGACTCTGATGCGAAAACCCGCCAACGGGAACTCCTTGAATCTATAGTGGCCATCTTGCCCTCGGATAAATCCGCCTTCCCCATAAATTTCTTGTGCTGTCTCTTAAGAACTGCCATTTTCTTGAAAGCTGCTAATAGCTGCAAAAACGAGCTGGAAAAGAGGATATCGATCATCCTGGAGCACGTGACCGTGGATGATCTTTTGGTCGTGTCATTTACATATGATGGCGAGAGGCTTTTCGATCTTGAGAGCGTGAGGAAGATCATATCTGGATTCGTGGAGAAAGAGAAGAGTGTCGCGGTTTTTAATGCCGGCGATCTTCGAGAAGTTTGTTCGACAGCTATGCAGAGAGTTGCCAAGACTGTTGATGCTTATCTCGGGGAGATTGCTACATATGGTGATCTGAGTATTTCGAAATTTAACGGGATTGCGAATTTAGTGCCGAAGTCAGCAAGAAAGGTGGATGATGATCTTTACCGGGCTGTTGATATTTACTTGAAG GCTCACCCACAACTAGATGAAATCGAGCGGGAAAAAGTTTGCAGCGTGATGGATGCACTCAAACTATCCTATGAAGCACGAGTCCACGCATCACAGAACAAGCGCTTGCCGGTCCAAATAGTCCTACATGCCCTCTACTACGATCAACTTAAGTTAAGAAGTGGCACAGATGATCACAAGATGCCGGATGCGGCGACCACAAGAAATCAAATACAAGCGGATGTATCATTAGCCAAAGAGAACGAAGCGTTGAGGACCGAGCTGCTCAAAATGAAAATGTACATCGCGGATATGCAAAAACCAGCTGTAGGGACTACATCATCTAAAGCGAGTGCGAAGAAGCCCACGTTTTTCTCGTCCATGTCGAAAACACTCGGAAAATTGATCTCATTCAAGCATGGATCAAAGGATACTTCGAATATCGAAGATGGAGCAGCTGATTTCACCAAGCCTAGAAGGAGGAGGTTCTCTATTTCTTAG